In Uranotaenia lowii strain MFRU-FL chromosome 2, ASM2978415v1, whole genome shotgun sequence, one genomic interval encodes:
- the LOC129746652 gene encoding WD repeat-containing protein 55 homolog, translating into MRNFNSPKFGNSLGNDSDDDDFDSGTEPEFIVEPYAIEEFPIMEEYEVDDDDDANEEDEESDYDPNEDIIIGTSSSSSDDSESERDEPKQENGEDSTTRGAPEKRLVDDYDEEMEEDEVIKAIITEIKKPRSKPPDIKTEDFVTDLCFHPDQDLLAVGTTTGDLLVYSFTNDECTLKNTHEVHSKSIRDIEFNDDGTILISTARDRSIMVTDVETGKLKRFWDNAHEEPVYTMSIISEHTFATGDDDGVLKLWDLRQNEPIFKLKEVEDFISSIATNDQRKYLQMCSGDGYLTTISIPQRKMYVQSEPYEEELTCMGVFRNDSKLVVGSSKGNFYTFNWGQFGYHCDAFTGPKAGVNKMVPITERIAVVGGEDGFLRAMHMVPGRVLGIVGQHTLAVETIDINSTGELIASSSHDNDIRFWNIKFFEEFDDIKYNSKADRKAMKHNLPSSHHTDAKDFFSDLAGPSEEAS; encoded by the exons AT GAGAAATTTCAATTCCCCAAAATTTGGGAACTCACTAGGTAACGATTCCGATGACGATGACTTCGATTCGGGTACCGAACCGGAATTTATAGTGGAACCGTACGCCATCGAGGAGTTCCCAATCATGGAAGAGTATGAGgttgacgacgatgatgatgccAATGAGGAGGACGAAGAGTCGGATTACGATCCGAACGAGGATATTATTATTGGCACCTCATCCAGCAGCAGCGACGATTCAGAATCGGAACGGGACGAACCGAAGCAGGAGAATG GTGAGGATAGCACGACCAGGGGTGCTCCTGAGAAAAGATTGGTCGATGATTACGATGAAGAGATGGAAGAAGATGAGGTTATAAAGGCCATCATCACCGAAATCAAGAAGCCTCGCTCGAAGCCACCGGATATAAAAACTGAAGACTTCGTGACGGATCTTTGCTTTCATCCGGATCAGGATCTGTTGGCAGTTGGTACGACCACCGGAGATTTGCTGGTCTATTCGTTTACCAACGATGAGTGTACTCTGAAAAACACCCACGAAGTACATTCGAAATCGATTCGTGATATCGAATTCAACGACGACGGAACCATTTTGATTTCGACCGCTCGAGATCGATCCATAATGGTGACAGACGTTGAGACGGGCAAGCTGAAACGCTTCTGGGACAATGCCCACGAGGAACCGGTCTACACAATGAGTATCATTAGCGAGCACACGTTTGCTACCGGAGACGATGATGGAGTGCTAAAGCTGTGGGATCTCCGACAGAACGAGCCGATATTCAAACTCAAAGAGGTGGAGGACTTTATCTCCAGTATAGCAACCAACGACCAGCGAAAGTATCTGCAAATGTGTAGCGGAGATGGATATTTGACAACAATCAGCATACCTCAGAG GAAAATGTACGTTCAGTCGGAGCCATACGAGGAAGAGCTCACCTGTATGGGCGTTTTCCGGAATGACAGTAAACTGGTGGTGGGTTCATCGAAAGGAAACTTTTACACCTTCAACTGGGGCCAGTTCGGTTACCATTGTGACGCATTCACCGGCCCGAAAGCTGGTGTCAATAAAATGGTTCCCATTACCGAACGAATAGCTGTGGTCGGAGGCGAGGATGGTTTTCTGCGGGCAATGCATATGGTACCGGGCCGGGTGCTCGGAATCGTGGGGCAACATACGCTGGCGGTGGAAACGATCGATATCAACAGCACCGGGGAGCTTATTGCGTCCAGTTCCCACGATAACGATATTCGGTTCTGGAACATCAAGTTTTTCGAAGAATTCGACGATATCAAGTACAACAGTAAAGCGGACCGGAAAGCGATGAAACACAATCTGCCATCCTCTCACCACACCGACGCAAAAGACTTCTTCTCGGATCTGGCAGGACCTAGCGAGGAGGCGAGTTAA